The genomic stretch CGGGGGTGACAACAGCTTATAATTATTTGCCCCGCACACCTGCCCTCACGCCCCTCCAGGGAACAGCGCTGGGGCTTTGTGCCCACCCCGGTCCTGGTAGGCGCAGCCCTTCCCGTGAGCTGCAGCTGAAGCCTTCACCCCGTGCCTCACTTCAGCACACACCTGATATGGCATCACACTTCCACCAACTCCAACTACCACACACTGCGGGACGTAGCCTCCAACAGAAATGGGGGCACATGTGCGAAATGCAACACTGAAGAGGGATCCTGGCTTCGTGTCCCTTCACTGCTAAATGTAATGCATCAGCGTTACTCTCGCGATAAGCCACCCCAGTTAATCTCGGCAGTGACCATCTCAGTCAGGGTGATCTTGGGAGGGCTGCCAACCACAAGGCGGGCACTGAGTCAAATGTAGAAAGGTACAGTGGACCCCTGAACATGGGCTGGACCCACGCGGGTCCACCTGGACACGAATGTTCCGGTTTTGATCCGTGGTTGGGAGTCCGTGGTTGGGAGTCCGTGGACGGGGGCCCGACAGTGCACTGATCTCGCCACTGGGTGTGGGGACTTGAGCACCTGGATGTTGGTTCCTGCGGGGGGTCCTGGAACCCAACCCCGTGGGTGCCCGGGGACAacttaagtttttggggagtcaagcTATACATGGATTTTCGACTGTGCAGCGGGAGTCAGCACCTGTAACCCCCCTGTTGCTCAAGGGTCACGTGTATTAATACTGAAAGGTTCACTCCATCAAGGACAACTTCCTAAAAACTGGAACGCTCTCACCTCTGTGGCTGTCATCATTCCTGTTACCCAACAAAAAACCCCCCGATTCatcctgggcccctccccgctctgGTCCCATGGCCCAGTGTCTAACCAGCTGGGGCTTTAGTCTCCCTCCTCACTCGGCACCACCCCCCCCATGGTGCTGTGAAGTCCCCACTGGGTCCAGGGGACTCTGCAAGGGAGCACACGGCACCTCGCTCCTGGCTGCTGAGGGGATTGGCCACCATGGCCCCTGGGCTCTGGCTGGCCCATCACAACAGTGGCCCAATCAACATGGAGGGTCACCCCCTCTTGTTGTGAAAGTACAGGAGAAATCAGGACATATCAGAGGACATCTCATGGAGGACCCACTGTTGCCAAGCTGCTCCCCGCTCCCCCGCCATGTGCACTGCTCCAAAAGCCCCTCCTGGCAAAGCCCCTTCTCAACTGCCTCTGGCCCCCAACCTTCAACATCCCTCTTGGGACCCATGAAGCCACGATGGGCAGGACCGCAGCACCCCACATCCCAGGGCAAAGCCGAGCCGGGCACCCAAAAGGGGCTCGAGACACACAGTCGAGTTGCTCCCTGCACATATATCTCCCTGGGTCTACTTTCAAACATAGGAAACTCAGAAACGACGACCTCACCACCTAAAGAGCACTGCAGCCATGAAAAGGAGCCCAGGCCACACTCTACTTGGGGCAGGTTAACACAGCCCATtctggaaaactgaagcccatgCACATCCGGAGCCCAGGGAAGGGGACGGAGGCCCAGTGGGAGGCCACCGGCCTCCGAAACTCTCTGGGACAGTGACGCCTACGGACCAAAGCCAAGTTTCTGCAGGGTAATCGGGAGAAGTTATTCTCAGATACTGAGGAAGCATTTCTGTCCTGACTGCACGACCTCCACAAACATGACGGTCAAGTCCATCACATGCTTTGGGAGAACCTTCAACGACCAGCAAGCTGGTTAGCTGCCACTTTGGCAAGAGCGACTGCCAGACACCTGCTGTGCTCGCATTCCAAGAGAAGGCTGCACCTGAAAAATATTCACCTGAACTAACACGTCACCACCGAACTCTCAAAGAGGGTGGATAGACTACAGAAGGGGTCCACTGCGAGAAATATTTCAAGAaaggtctgtggggacagagtcccagagagcagtttccgggctctcggcctcatgtggaaaggtgctggctcgggcagTGGATGGCCAtcgctgtgactggttggccaattggccactgatatgactgccatggctacactggTTGGTTGGctgggtggcaggcagagaaccGGACGGCGGGTTGCGCATCATGTGGaccctacttcctgtgtctcgcccggccgccaccgagactggggtgcagaaagACCCCTTGGTGGGGtgctggcagatgtttgctccctgtgtctccaacccagccgccagcgagactagagtggtctgactcccctatctatggctccgtgggtgttccttttggcctcaccatgtcctgcgttatgtGAGGTcgagaccagagaccctgcacgAGGTCTCCGAGTGAATACTACACACTATAAACGATGCAGCTATAAACGCTGCCCACAAAGGGAAACACCCAGCACCCACGTACTGAACGAGGGTGAAGAATGGGGTACAGCTCAGTAAAAACCTCGGGGGACACTGTGGCCGTGGGTACAGTCCCCCTTCACACAAACAGGCACCACCACCGTCAGAACCTTTCTCTAACCTAAACGTTTCCCAGAATGGACAAGGCAAAAACATCACAAAGACACCGTGAGGCGGGTGAAGAACACAGTGCCAGTTACCACGTGTGGTCACTCACCCTCGCTGGCCGCCAGTGGGGTGACAGTGAGGAAACCAGCCTGGCAACACGACAGATGGGCCATGACACACGTGACGCCCGAGCTGGACTTAAGGAAAGGGTGGGGTGCGTCCCACTGAAAGGGGCTGTGAATCCCAGCAAACTTCTGGCAACTACTGGACAGCATTTACTAGATACGCAGGACCTTTAACTCAGCACTGCCActtgggaggaaagggaggaatgTAAGCTGCAGCACACAGAGGTCACACTGTAACTCTTCAAAGGGTTGAGCGCAATTAGTGATGCTGCTTTTAGTTACAGTAACAAACCACCAAGGGGAAGCCCAACTCACACTGCCTTAACCCAGGGCGTGTGTGTCCCTCCTGCCGAAGCCCAGCAGCGGGTTCAGCGACAGCTCACCCAGCCTTTGGGGGCAACTCCACGTCCACTCTGAGGGATTCCTGGCTTCTGTCAGGTTCTGAGGTGTCGCCATGGCTGGGGGAGGCCAGAAAAGTGACTCCAGGTCAGTCACTGCCCATCCCTGAAGAGCACCCGGGTGGGGCCCGCTGGGAGAAGGGGGGGGAGGGATGCCACCACCACCAGTGGGCTGCTCACAGTGTGCGTGGTGCTCTCCAGACAGGAGCAGGGACATGTGTGGAGGACCACAGGAATTTCAAACCAATGGCCACTCTTCAGAAAACAGAACCTCAGAGCCCTCATTTAAATCTCAGACACGGTCCTACAGTTGTCACCAAGTGCTGTATGAGAAGGATGTGCAGTCAACACGGGAAGGGAAGGGACACACGATGGCAGACGTGccccgccctcccctccctgcctctccctggccGCAGAGCCCCTCTCCTCCACTCCTCTCCCCACTCAGTGGGCCGAATCCACTAGGTTTCTCTCCTTTATATCCCTATTTACAAGCTGCCATTGCCACCAGCTCCCTTGTCTGGTCTGAGTGTGGAGCGGGCAGGATGGCCGGGGAGGCCAGCTCCCTGCACAGGTACAGAGGCCCAGATAGTCAGGGGTTAGGtccagcccctcccaggcccGTGCTCTGCTGGGAGAACGTGGGCCTGTGTCAGAGCACGTGTCTTATCAGCAAAGGAAACTGCTCATGGCGGGCAGCACTGAGCCCACGAGTGACACGTGCCCACCTACACACCTGTACAACATTTCACAGGATAGACCATGGACTTGTGCGTTCCAGCTTCGGGACCCAAGACAGGACAGAAGAATATGCAGAAAGGCCTGATGTCTGCGTGGGGGAGGCGTTTTCACGAGATGGGAGCCAGAGCCCTCAGCCAGGACTGGGCACACCCCTAACtgcacaggacacggtgaggatGACCCTGCGAGTCAGCGGCAGCCCAGGCGCGCGTGCACGTACCTGAAAGAGGAGTGCTCCGTGTGGACCGGCAGGCAGCCAGGGGGCCCGGGGCCCACAGAGCCCTTCCGGATGAGCTTGCCCGTGTTGGCGTCGTAGATCCGGGCTTCGGGgccaggctgggccctgggaTGGACGGGCGTCGGGTGGAACAAGGTGGTGGGAAGTGCACCCTGCCTGTCGGGAAAAGCCATCGGGCCGTCCTCCCTGCGGTGAGAGCAGGGCCCGTGAGAAAGTGCTGCCACACAGGACGCCCACCACTCAGGCCCAGGGACTGAGGTCTCCCTCCACCCGAGCTGAGAGCCATGTGGATGAACTCATGACACGGCTTCTTAAATCCTAGGGCACAAGCACTGGGCACGAAGTGACACCGACCGGCCCCAGGCACCAGGAGCGCGTGCCCCGGCGAGGACGGCAGCGCCAAGTCTGCATCTACATCTGCTGAGCCTGCTGCTGCGTCCGTCTCAGACGCCCTCTGAACACGTCCGTACCGACCAAGAACAGGAAGTACGTCCAAAGACTTTCTCAACACAAACAGGCCCCCGCACGTATTTCTTGCCTCTTTCCCGCACCCGCCGCCTCTGAGTATTTACAACCTGCAGGGTggccaccccccagcccctggctctgGTCACCGTCCCCCTGGCACACGACTCCATACAATGTTGTGCGGCTCACTACCTGCAGCcgtaaaacaaacacacaaaccagGATTTGCTGCTAAAAGCCATCCCGTGTAGAAGAAACACCAGCTGATTTCTTCCTTAGGTGGTCACGGTCACCTATTTAAGACGGCCTGAGTGTGGGGGCCTGGCCTGGAGGAGCGGCGGCGGGGCGGCCAGGGCACAGGTGGGCGGGCTGAGGGGAAGCGGCGCCCTGCGCCCCAGCCTCCCCCCCTTGCCTGCACACCAGGGACAATGAGCCTGGCCTGCGAAACGCCGTGCATGCAGCTCCAAGCGGGGGCTGGCGGCCGAGGTGAGCTCTCCAGGACTTTGGCCTCTGACCAGCGTGCTCGCTCGGGAGGCCCCAGGGCACCTGTGGCCGTGCTCACCTCTGCGCCTTGCCGCAATCATCACTCAGCGGGAACAACTGCTCGTCCACCTTTTCCCAGCGCTCCAGGCAGCTCCACAGCCAGTCAGGATTCACCACGTGTGGTCGTCCGCACTCCTGGGCCTGGCGCACCTTCTCCGTGCCTGCGATGGAACAGCAGCTCTCAGCTCCATGCACTGCTGTGGATGGGACCCCGTACCGACAGTGTGACATGCACAAGACACCCCACACGCCATGTGGAGGCCCATAATTAGCAAGATACTCTCAACAGGTGAACCCTCAGGAAGAGGCTCCTGAAACATGCTCCTTTTTCAGGAGTCAACGGGGATACTCTGTCCCAGGAACCCCCGGGTCTCCCTGGCCCCCGCCCCACAGGCAGGACCCAGGCAGGCCCGAAGGTGGGCCGGCCGCTTACCGGTGCGCGCCGCGATCAGGTGGGTGGCCCTGTCGGGGGCGTCAGGGTCCAGCACCAGCTGCGTGAGGACCTTCGCTCCGAGGGCCGTGGCGTGGTAGTGCTCCCGTGTCTTCTCCACCGGGAAGTTGGTGGGGTGCAGGCCGCTGAATATTACGGCCACATCTGCCAGCACCCTGCTCTTGAGCTCGGGGACGACTTTCCGGATGTCGGGGGCTTCCTGGGCCTCCCCACGCAGGTAGCGGTCGTACCTGGCGTAGTAGTCGGAGTGCACGCGGGCCAGGATTTCCTCCAGGTGGACCAGGTGGTCGTCGGCGTCtgcgtcctcctcctcctcctcctcctccacactCTGGTCCAGAGACTCGCCCACCGTGATGCCCGACTGCTCGCTGTTCTGGGACTCGGTCTCGGCCTCCTTCCTGTCGGCACAATTGCTCCCCAGCCCGCACAGGCCGTCCCGCTCACTGTCCTCCTGCGGCTCCAGCTGGACACTGGGCACGGGCTCTGAAGAGTGATTTGCCCCCGCCGGCCTCTCCCCACCTGGGCCGGGGGGCCCGCCCTGCGGCACCACCTTCCCGGGGTCCTGAGCAGCCTGGGGCTTTTTCTGGCCCTTCTTCCCTCCGCTTTCGCCATCAGAGGACCGACCCTCTGAGTCGCTGCTGCTCTCGCTATCACTGGACAACTCAAAGTCCAGGTCGCTGCCCACCGAGCTCAGAACTGGCCGCTTTTCTGCTGATGTCCGACCATGTTGCCGCGCACACACTGTGGGCCCTCTACCATCGGCCAGAGGAATTCGGGCGGCAGGCCGGGCGGCCCTCTCCTCCGCCTGGCCAGGCGGCGGCCCATCCCCGTTGAGCTCCCTCGCCGGCTTGCTGAGGCCGTTGCTCTGCTCAACCCCGGCCACCTGCCTGCTTTCCTCTGGCTCCTTGGCAGACGGGGCCTGCTCTACGATGTCGGCACCTTTAGGTGGATGACCCCCTGCATGTGTACACAAGAGGTCACTGTGGCTTCTTCCGAAATGGGAAACCGCTGGCTAAAGTCCACGAAAAACGCACCCACTACTGGCTCCGACCACACTGCATGGTGGAGGCGGAGAGTGTGGGTGCATGGGCCACACGTGCTCACTTTGCTTTGGTTCTCACAATACTCAGACGCACAAAAGGCTCAGTCCACAGGCCATGCCCTCAGGCCCCACTTTCTGCCCAGACCTCTAGTTCTAGATCAGTGGCTGCGATAATTGTGTGCCtcgaaatattttatttaaaaattaaaggtcaCGACAATCACTTTAAACCCAAACTAAATTTTCTTCTGAGAGACGTGGGCTTCACGCTGCCCGACAGGCTTAGCCACACTGCTGGGCTGGTCCTGCGGGTGCAATGTCACCACCGACGGGCTGGGGCCACGACCCACAGGCCAGTGTCCTCTCTGCAAGGGATGCCACATGCGGCCACCTCCCAGGATCACGCTTTATTTTAAGGAGAACCGGGATGAAAGGCAGTGTTCAGATGTACTAACTTAAGCAGATTTCTTTACTCCTTATTCCACTGGAAAAACGTTCGTGTCAGTACCATAAAAACAAGCCCAAACTGAGACCAAATAGCATGCTTTTCAGTGAAACACAAAGAAAGCCAACAACCTAACTACTGAAATatgaacaaatagaaacaaagtcGACCTTGAATTTAGAGCAGTCAcgacagaaacaagaaaaggaaacagacagGAGAGCAAACGCGAACGTCTCTGAGCACCAGAAGGCGTCACCCACCTTTCCTTCTCGCCGGCAACTCCCGGGACCCAGGGGGGGCATTGATGTCCCCTGTGCCCTGGAAGTAGACGTATTTCTTCACGGTGATCAGATTGGGGGCAAACTTCCAGACATCTTCTCGATCATCGATAATGCAAACCATTGAATCTCCACAAGGAAAGAGATTTCTAGAAGTAAAAATGTATCAGATCTACTAGCACCACTTACAAAAAACAGTTACGATACTATTTTATATGTAACCAGTACACAGAAGACTAATCAGAAACAGATGCAAACGCTTGAAGGACTTTTGTCTACCTCATATTTAAACTGTTTCCagagaaagtaacatttaaacAGTTACAGTTCTCTCCACTGATACTTCTTAAAGCAGGAGTCAGTACCCTTTCCTTCAAGAGCCAGAGAGTAAAGAATAGCGTGTGGCCCCCACACGCTGGTCCCAGCAAAGCAGCAGAGACAATACTAAATGGAGGGGCGTGGCCATGTCCCAGCACAGCTGTATTTACAAACACAGGTTATGAAACTGCAACCAGAGTCCGCTGACACCGGCTTCCACAGGTGAGGGCTTCCAGTAAGGGCACAGCCTTGCTCCAACCTCAGCTGTTTGAAATAAATAACCGTTTCGTGCAGTGTGCCTGCATGATGTCGATTTTCAAGTCCAAAAAGGTGACTCCTGTATCCCCCAAAGCTAGTAGGAGATAGGGCGAGTAGAAATGTTAGCAAGGGACCAAAAAGTGACTGCTGGCTACAGGCATCCTGCTTGCTGCTCTCACGTGGTCCTGTCCACACCTCAGACTCTCACAGGCAGGCTGGCAGCACTCAAAATTCAGGACGACTGCTTCTCGCCTGCCTTCCAGGACCGGGACATACACCCAGGAGAAATGCCCACCATTGCTCAGGCTCTCAAGCCGCTAAGAGGCTACCGCTACCCAGAAGAAAATGTTCACGCGTGCACAATTAACACTGTCTTCCAAGTCTGTTTTCCGGAGGGAAGACATAAGGGAGCTAAGACAGACCCTGTGGCTGCTGCTTTGCGGCCTGTCTCACTCCAGGAGGCACTGCCAGTGCCTGTCGCTGGTGCCAGGGCTTCTCCAACATGCTCTTTTGGGGTGGCTCTGCCCCTTGGGAAGTCACTGACATGCTCTCATGTTCTTTTGTCCTCAACCCTCTGCTCATTGACACTAACTGGCACACACAAGGTCTGTTTCTGAAACAACTACTTGCAGACTCTCCTTTCAGTTCCTACTCACTGGAACAGGTCTCAGTCTGTGTGGACAACCAGATCTGAACACGAACTGTTAGATGAGGTGGTCGACACCAGCCGGGAGGCCACAGCTGTCACTGTCCAGGCTGGTTGAGAGTCACCATCAGTGAGAACAGGTTCTACCGGATCCAGGGTCATAATGGGGCCCTGGTTTTTGGGGTAGAAATGGGGACTTCCTGACTTGGAGGGAGCAAAACGTTTCCGAGAATAGAGAGCAGCCTGTCGTGAGGGTGGCACAGCCCTGTCGCAAAGCACAGACAGGAAGGGAGCGTGGTGACGGGAGGCGTGGGCACGGCGAGCAGGCCAATGGGGACATGACCCACACACACCTCCTAACCTGCAGGACCAACAGCAGGAAGCTCCAAGGAAATACAAACCTACACGCCAGCGCTAAGGCCAAAACCCCTTCTTTAAGCGCGTGACTCGATGCCCAGCCTGCCTTGCTCTCGGGGAAGCTCTGGGCGCTCTTCTGCCACCTTCATCTCCTGCGTCCGTCCCCACGGCCTGCTCtcagcccccgcccccacaccctTGTCCTCCTGGGCTCTGGCCTTGAGTCCCCCACTGTCTGGACACCcagggagaagcaggaggagagTGTGTGGTAAGAAGACCGCTGTGATGACAGTGGCGGCAGAAATGGAGAATAAACACAGAATCTCTGCTCTGATGCTCAAAACACAGCCTTTCCAATGAGAACGGAACAGGAGGTACCAGGGAAGAAAACAGCCGGGTACGTACCTAAGGTTCCCAGTTTTGGAAAACGGGTCGATACATTCGTCCCTCGATAATATTCGATGAGAAAAAAGCTTCTTCTCAGGATCTAAAAagcctttgaaaaagaaaacaggacaaaGGTCATGCGTGCAAGATCCACTGAGGCCTGGCCACACACGGTGAAGCCCATCTCCTCAGGGCGTCACACACAGCATCCCACAGCGGCCGCACACACTTTCCTCACTGAAGACTGCCATCGCTATGGttcctttcttcttatttcaCGGTGTTCACGACATGTTCACTGAATTTCACACCACCTGGAATTTTGTGAGGGACAGACGACGCGGGATGAACAAAGCTCAGTGAGCCCCCAGGAAGCATAAACACGTGACCAGGTCATTTCCACCCGCCACGCTACGGATGAGTGGTGGTCCCGAGGCATTGTCTCCTGCAACCCCATTATTTCTACAGCAAAGGGGTGAGCTGACACCTCAGCAGCACCTTGAATCCCCTCTGCCAACACAGCCCAGGTGATCTGAAGAGCTTCAGGTTCCACCCTAGCAGCACTGCCCATGCCGTCGTCACTGGGCACCATTTCTCTGACTGGCTCATCAGCTAAGCCCGCCACAGCCTGCTAGACACCCCGAAGTCACGAACTCGCCATGTGGCTCACCGTTCCCCAGTCGGCCGAAACACACCCCCCACAGGCACACAGCACTTTGGGCATCTCAGCTCTGCAGGC from Rhinolophus sinicus isolate RSC01 linkage group LG09, ASM3656204v1, whole genome shotgun sequence encodes the following:
- the CTDP1 gene encoding RNA polymerase II subunit A C-terminal domain phosphatase isoform X1, whose amino-acid sequence is MKGLCAECGQDLTQLQSKNGKQQVPLSTATVSMVHSVPELMVSSEQAELLGREDQHRLHRNRKLVLMVDLDQTLIHTTEQHCQQMSNRGVLHFQLGRGEPMLHTRLRPHCRDFLEKVSRLYELHVFTFGSRLYAHTIAGFLDPEKKLFSHRILSRDECIDPFSKTGNLRNLFPCGDSMVCIIDDREDVWKFAPNLITVKKYVYFQGTGDINAPPGSRELPARRKGGHPPKGADIVEQAPSAKEPEESRQVAGVEQSNGLSKPARELNGDGPPPGQAEERAARPAARIPLADGRGPTVCARQHGRTSAEKRPVLSSVGSDLDFELSSDSESSSDSEGRSSDGESGGKKGQKKPQAAQDPGKVVPQGGPPGPGGERPAGANHSSEPVPSVQLEPQEDSERDGLCGLGSNCADRKEAETESQNSEQSGITVGESLDQSVEEEEEEEDADADDHLVHLEEILARVHSDYYARYDRYLRGEAQEAPDIRKVVPELKSRVLADVAVIFSGLHPTNFPVEKTREHYHATALGAKVLTQLVLDPDAPDRATHLIAARTGTEKVRQAQECGRPHVVNPDWLWSCLERWEKVDEQLFPLSDDCGKAQREDGPMAFPDRQGALPTTLFHPTPVHPRAQPGPEARIYDANTGKLIRKGSVGPGPPGCLPVHTEHSSFRAVPPHQQQFGEEWPDNPDGEQPGPARRKRQPSMSETLPLYTLCKEDLESMDKEVDDILGEGSDDSDSEKKKPEEQEEERGKGPQPREPRTPRAQREHTLDLKPPSERSTLDGRGPRGHKRKLNEEDAASESSRGSSCEDEGSSSEADEMAAALEAELDLM
- the CTDP1 gene encoding RNA polymerase II subunit A C-terminal domain phosphatase isoform X2 is translated as MEAPPAGRVPAEGVLPAAVAEVRCPGPGPLRLLEWRVAAGATVRIGSVLAVCEAAASAQPSGPAPARSGSGGCVRAERRLRSERAGVVRELCAHPGQVVAPGAVLVRLEGCSHPVVMKGLCAECGQDLTQLQSKNGKQQVPLSTATVSMVHSVPELMVSSEQAELLGREDQHRLHRNRKLVLMVDLDQTLIHTTEQHCQQMSNRGVLHFQLGRGEPMLHTRLRPHCRDFLEKVSRLYELHVFTFGSRLYAHTIAGFLDPEKKLFSHRILSRDECIDPFSKTGNLRNLFPCGDSMVCIIDDREDVWKFAPNLITVKKYVYFQGTGDINAPPGSRELPARRKGGHPPKGADIVEQAPSAKEPEESRQVAGVEQSNGLSKPARELNGDGPPPGQAEERAARPAARIPLADGRGPTVCARQHGRTSAEKRPVLSSVGSDLDFELSSDSESSSDSEGRSSDGESGGKKGQKKPQAAQDPGKVVPQGGPPGPGGERPAGANHSSEPVPSVQLEPQEDSERDGLCGLGSNCADRKEAETESQNSEQSGITVGESLDQSVEEEEEEEDADADDHLVHLEEILARVHSDYYARYDRYLRGEAQEAPDIRKVVPELKSRVLADVAVIFSGLHPTNFPVEKTREHYHATALGAKVLTQLVLDPDAPDRATHLIAARTGTEKVRQAQECGRPHVVNPDWLWSCLERWEKVDEQLFPLSDDCGKAQREDGPMAFPDRQGALPTTLFHPTPVHPRAQPGPEARIYDANTGKLIRKGSVGPGPPGCLPVHTEHSSFRAVPPHQQQFGEEWPDNPDGEQPGPARRKRQPSMSETLPLYTLCKEDLESMDKEVDDILGEGSDDSDSEKKKPEEQEEERGKGPQPREPRTPRAQREHTLDLKPPSERSTLDGRGPRGHKRKLNEEDAASESSRGSSCEDEGSSSEADEMAAALEAELDLM